The window GACGACGATCCCGAGGAACACGCGGCATGGGCGGCGAAGCTGGAGTCGCTCGGCCGCGATCCGAAGCGACCTTGGCAACGGCAACTGGATACGATCGTGATCGACGACTCGGTGGATTTCGTCACCGACCGAGGCGATGAGGTTTGGAATGTTTTGGAATCAAAGAACATCGACAATGTGATTTTGTTGGGTGTTCATACCAACATGTGTGTGCTCGGTCGTCCCTTTGGGCTTCGTCAAATGGCGAAGAACGGCAAAAACGTCGTGCTGATGCGAGACATGACGGACTCGATGTACAACCCGAAGATGTGGCCTTACGTCAGCCATTTTGAAGGGAACCGGCGAGTGATATCGCACATCGAGCGATACGTGTGCCCAACGATCACCAGCGACCAGATCATCGGTGGTACACCATTTCGTTTTGAAGGTGACGAGTGATCGCGGCGACCAAGCCCCTTCCAGTCGTCAGTCCCAAGAAGCAGCGCAACCACGTAGCCGACGGAGGCCCTCCGTCGGCAAACCAGTGTTCTTGCTGGAGAGATTGGACGTTTAATTTGGTTGTTTGCGTTCCTGCCGACCGATGGCCTCGGTCGGCTACATGGGATGCTGGCTGGAGGGGTTCCATGACTTGGCAGAGCGTGAGGGTTCATCTGCTCTACGTCAGGGATGCGTCGGTTTCACTCACGCGAGGCCGGATGTGGAGCGTCACATTGCTTTGGTCGTTAGTTCCAGGAAGCGGCGCAACCACGTAGCCGACGGAGGCCCTCCGTCGGCAAGCAGGCGTTCTTGCTTGGGAGATTGGGCGTTTGCTTTGGTTGTTTTCGCTCTTGCCGACCGATGGCCTCGGTCGGCTACATGGGATGCTGACTCGAGGGGTTCCATGACTTGACAGAGCGTGAGGTTTCGTCGGTTCAATGTCTCGCTCCGTCGGAACTTCATGCTTCGCTGTTGACAAGCAATTCAAATGGGAGCGTTCCGAATGGTTGTCCGTTGATCTGCAGTGTGACGGCGTGTCGGCCGGCATAGAGTTTGTACGTGGTGGCGTTCGCGTGCAGGCGATGGCGTTTCTTCAGTGAAGCGGTTTCGCCCTTGGTGAGAGCCAGACGTTTGAGTTTGTGGACTTTGGGGGCCGTGGTTCCGTTGGCCTTCACGAAGTCGATAACGTAATCGACCATCAATGATTCCGCACGCTCAGCGGTGATGGTGAAATCGAACTCGATCGAGTCGCCAGGCCGAAGCACCGTGCGCAGCAATCGGAAATTCGAGACTTCAATCTTCGGGTTGTCGCGAAAGCCAAGGAACTTCAACGCGGGGGAATGGCCTTGCTTGATAAGTGTTCGCAAGGCATGACTGCTGATCCAATCGAATTCCTTGGTCGTTTGGCGTTTCGCTTTTTTCCATTCTCGAAGAAGTTGTAGGACAAGCTTAGGGTGGGATTTGGAAATGTCATTCAGGTGGTTTGCAACGGACCGAGTGACATAGCGTGTTGGGTCAGCGTGCAGTGTTTCGAGAAACGGTATCGGCGTCGTGACGTCGATCGTTAGGCGGCGTGACCACGGCAGTTTGGGACGTGTTCCCTCGCTGACCAGACGCCGCACGTGATAGTTGGAATCAGTGGACCATTGAGCGAGTTCGGCCAGGGTTGCGTCGGGATGAGTGTCGATGAAGGCGCGAATAGCGTCTTCCATCGAGAACCGCATGGTGATTTGCTTGAGCGTTCGAAGCGAATGTCGAAGTTGTTTGCGATCGAGTCCGTTGCGGACGACAAACTCGCCGAGAGGAGCAAAGATAAAATCACCGAAGTCATCGTCGGTTCGAGTGGGATCCAAAGCCGGCGGAAGAGCCTCCTGAATCTGTTTGGCTGCGATGCGGAAGTCATCCGACAAATGTTTTTCGAGTACGCTCGCGATGTGAACGATGCGTTGTTTCAGTTCGAGGTCTTTGAGACCTCGCATGCATTGTCGGGTGAAGGCTTTGCCATCGAAGTTTGTGTCAGCCGTTTGGAACAACCCGCTCAGGTAGTTGACGCGTTCGCGATTGAAGAGTTGGTCCTTGAGGCTGAAGCCACTGCCGGTGGTCGTTTCGCTCATGACTGCGTTTGTTTCGGTGGTGTCGAGCAGGAGTGTGCTGAGCACTTCGGCTTTGGGACCGGAGAATCAAAGCCAAACAACTGGGGTTGGCTGAAGTCGGAAGAGACGCCCGGTTCGCCGATCGCACGTTCTCGTTTCAAGAGTTCGCGTTTGCGTTCCAAACCCCATCGGAATCCAGAGTCCTTGCCATCGGATCGAACCGCTCGGTGGCAAGGGACGGCCAATGCGATCTTGTTTTGACCGCAGGCGGCCCCGACCGCGCGACTGGAGCCTGGAGAGCCAATTTGTTGTGCTAGTTCGCGATAGGTGATTGTTTCGCCGGGCGATGTTTGCATCAGGCCTTTCCAAACACGTTTTTGAAATGGGGTACCCCGAAGGTCCAGGCGAAAGACCGGCGGCTGTGCCGGTTGCTCAATGAACTGCCGGATGGCAACCAGTTCCGTTTGAGAGTGGTCTGATGATTCGACAAGTTCGTGATTTGGGAATGCGTCAGCGAGTTCGGACAACTGACTCGACGGATCGTCACCGAGGGAAAGAAAGCAGATCCCTTTTGCTGAGTCGCCTTCGCAAACTCGCGCGATCAAGACGTTTCCAAGCGGGCAAACATCGGTCGCGAAATGCAATATTGATTCGCTTTGCTTTGGCGGTCGACTCATGCTTCGCTTTTGGAACGCTGGGGCGGAAAGGATCGAGTGAGAGTTCTTTGGGGACATCGTCGAATTGGCAGCTCAATGTGGGACCGCGAGTGCTCAGCGAGTTTCAGATGAGCGGAGTTGTTCGATGGCCCAGTCCGCGGCGATGGTTCCGATCTCGCCGGCGAGCGAATTGACTGAACCTTTGCCATCGGGATGAACGCGGTTGCTGAGGAAAATGACATAGAGCTTTTGTTCAGGATCGATCCAAATTGCGGTGCCGGTGAAGCCGCCATGTCCAAAGGCCGACTCGGTCATCGATTTGCCTCGGTTGGACGAGTAACCGGATTGCTTGTCCCAACCGAGGCTTCGCAATTGAATTTGATTTTCGGACGCACCAGGGACTTTGATGCCGGTGGTCATCGCATCAAAGGTTGATTGAGAAAACAGACTCACGTCTTCGTTCTTTCCCGATTTCAGCAAAACGTTGGCGAGCTTGGAAAGATCCTCGGCGGTGCTAAACAATCCCGCGTGACCAGCGACGCCGCCCAAGGCGTAGCATCGAGGGTCGTGGACTTCGCCTCGCATCCAGTGACCTTCGCGTTGTTGGGTGGTTGCGCAGCGCTCGTCGTCTTGTCCGATCGATCGAAAGTTGGTGTCTTTCATCTTCAATGGTTCAAAGATGTTTTGTTGAGCGAATTCATTCAGCGGTTTCCCGGAGACCTGCTCGACCAGTTCACCAAGAACCATGAAGCCAACATCGGAATACCGGAATCGTGTGCCAGGTGGGCTGCGAAGTTTCTGGTTCATCAAATTCGCGATCGATTCGGCATGCGTGCCTTTGTAGTCAGACATTCCGTTGTCGGGAATCAGTCCGGAGGTGTGCAGAAGCAGGTGCCGGATTGTGACGGATTCTTTGTCTTGACCTGCGAAGTCGGGAAGGTATTGGCTGACCGGATCGTCGATCGAAATTTTGCCTTGGTCGGCCAGGATCATCACGCTGGTTGCGGTCGCAATCGGTTTGGTCAACGAGGCCAGATCGAAGATTGTGTCTTCTGTCATGGGAACTTTGGTCGGTTCGACTTGACGATCCCCGAAAGCAGACTGAAAGACGGTTCGTCCGTCGAAGCCGATCGCGACAACTGCTCCGGGGCATTTGCCGGCTTGGATGCCTTCCTTCACGATCCGCCGCACATCGTCGGATGGGAAGTCTTCCGAGTGACCGGTCGCGGCAGTCGAGACAGCCAACAGGAAAACAAAGGCGACTCGCGAGATGATTTGGTTCATGGTGCCGGGGCAGAGAATGAAAGAACAGCGGGCTCGTGACAAAGATTCTGAGACGCCGTTAGTTTACAATGGCCGGCCGACCGAGATCGACTCGGACGGCTTGGTTCAGCTGCTCGACGCAAAATGTTTTGTGACGCCAGCTCGAAAGAGCCGCTCGGTTTTGTTTGGCCTTCCGTGTTTGGAAGCTGCTCGAACCGGTTCGGCCGTGGATATGCCCTTGAAATTCACGCAAACGATTCGAATGGCGTGCGTCGTCAGACAAAGCTACCTGCCCCAACATTCCCTACCCACTTATTGATTGAGTAAGCATGAAACGTGTTGTGATGGGAGCTTGCTTCTCCCTCTGCGTTTGTCTTTTTGTCGTTCTCGCGGCACCGCAATCGAGTGCCGCGGAAACTTCGCCACCCAACATTGTGGTGGTGTTGGTCGACGACATGGGGTTTTCGGACCTGGGATGCTATGGCAGCGAAATTGAAACGCCGCACATTGATTCATTGGCAGAGAACGGGTTGCGGTTCACGCAGTTTTACAACTCGGGCCGGTGTTGTCCGACTCGCGCGAGTTTGATGACGGGGTTGCACCCGCATCAAGTGGGGATTGGCCACATGACCGCACCTCCCGGCAAGACACTGGTCGCTCCGCCAGCCTACCAAGGACATCTGAACGAAACCTGTGTCACGATTCCGCAAGTGTTGAAGTCGAAGGACTATCACACATTCATGACAGGCAAGTGGCATTTAGGTCACGCGGATCAAAACGATTGGCCACTGCAACGCGGTTTTGATCGCTTCTACGGCGGAATCAGCGGCGCGTTCAACTACTTCAAACCGGGCGGTGATCGTGGGATGACCGATGGCAATGAAGAGGTCGAAACGGAAGATGGCTTTTACGCAACGGACGCATTCACTGACATCGCTTGTGACTACATCAGCGAAGCAACACGGACTGACGACAAGCCATTCTTTTTGTACCTCGCGTACAACGCTCCTCACTGGCCGCTCAATGCGAAGGTGAAGGATTTTGAGAAGTACCGTGGACGCTACGCAGAGGGCTGGGAAGCGTTGATGAAAGCTCGGCAAGCGAAGCAACGCGAGATCGGGCTGTTTGACGAGTCCGTGCAGCCGGCACCCCATGTTGGTCCGGCTTGGGAATCATTGAAGCCGAAGAAGCGAGATGATTTGGATGCGATCATGGCTGCCTACGCGGGATGCGTGGACAACATCGATC of the Rhodopirellula baltica SH 1 genome contains:
- a CDS encoding methylated-DNA--[protein]-cysteine S-methyltransferase; amino-acid sequence: MSRPPKQSESILHFATDVCPLGNVLIARVCEGDSAKGICFLSLGDDPSSQLSELADAFPNHELVESSDHSQTELVAIRQFIEQPAQPPVFRLDLRGTPFQKRVWKGLMQTSPGETITYRELAQQIGSPGSSRAVGAACGQNKIALAVPCHRAVRSDGKDSGFRWGLERKRELLKRERAIGEPGVSSDFSQPQLFGFDSPVPKPKCSAHSCSTPPKQTQS
- a CDS encoding serine hydrolase domain-containing protein, with translation MNQIISRVAFVFLLAVSTAATGHSEDFPSDDVRRIVKEGIQAGKCPGAVVAIGFDGRTVFQSAFGDRQVEPTKVPMTEDTIFDLASLTKPIATATSVMILADQGKISIDDPVSQYLPDFAGQDKESVTIRHLLLHTSGLIPDNGMSDYKGTHAESIANLMNQKLRSPPGTRFRYSDVGFMVLGELVEQVSGKPLNEFAQQNIFEPLKMKDTNFRSIGQDDERCATTQQREGHWMRGEVHDPRCYALGGVAGHAGLFSTAEDLSKLANVLLKSGKNEDVSLFSQSTFDAMTTGIKVPGASENQIQLRSLGWDKQSGYSSNRGKSMTESAFGHGGFTGTAIWIDPEQKLYVIFLSNRVHPDGKGSVNSLAGEIGTIAADWAIEQLRSSETR
- a CDS encoding arylsulfatase; the encoded protein is MKRVVMGACFSLCVCLFVVLAAPQSSAAETSPPNIVVVLVDDMGFSDLGCYGSEIETPHIDSLAENGLRFTQFYNSGRCCPTRASLMTGLHPHQVGIGHMTAPPGKTLVAPPAYQGHLNETCVTIPQVLKSKDYHTFMTGKWHLGHADQNDWPLQRGFDRFYGGISGAFNYFKPGGDRGMTDGNEEVETEDGFYATDAFTDIACDYISEATRTDDKPFFLYLAYNAPHWPLNAKVKDFEKYRGRYAEGWEALMKARQAKQREIGLFDESVQPAPHVGPAWESLKPKKRDDLDAIMAAYAGCVDNIDQNIGRLVAHLKSIDQYENTLILFLSDNGACQEGGRLGFGDEKMVRNPPLETTNGVRQGLAWANASNTPFRLYKHFLHEGGANTPMIAHWPGGIPESRRNSFVRQPAYLPDIMATCVELAGAEMPGDVPPCEGSSFVNALIGDSEVAGRPIHDSPMFFEHEGNAAMRDGDWKLVREYEKPWELYNIAEDRTELNDLATEESDRRDRMIAAWEAWATKTEVAFPERYNMYQEMKKHE